From Paenibacillus graminis:
TGTCGGAAGCGAACCGCCAGACCATTATTCAGACTTCGGAGAAGCTTGATATTACGCTTAAACAATATGAGAGTCTGGCGATGCAGCTCTTTTTTGATCCGCAAATGCAGAACAACCTGACAGACCTGGTGTCTGCATCGTCAAGTTATGATAAATTCGTGGCTACGGATGCGATCAGTAAGAAGCTTTCCAGCCAAACGACAACGGATTCTAATATCGTTGCGATTACACTGGTTCCAACATCTACGGATTACGATATCGTTTCAAGCGGAAGCTCCGGCATGAAGCTGGACAACATCAGAGACCAGGAATGGTACAAGACAGCGGTAGCGAATGCCGAAAACTACCAGAGCTACTATTCAAAAGAAGTCAAATCCGCACAGAACTATTGGTTCCCTACGGCTGTAGCAGGAGAAAACGGGAAAAATATTGCGATGGTCAGAGCGCTTAAAAACCTCGGAGCCAATTCAGGCTATGTCATTCTGCTTGAACTGAAGAACACCCTGCTGGAGGAAGCTTTCGACAGTGTTACCCTTGGGGATGGTTCCCGGATTCAGCTCGTTTCCCCGGACGGGACAGTAGTTGCTTCGTCCAATCCTGAAGAGGATGGCAAAGCATCAGAGCTTGGATTTATTAAGGAGAGCAAAACGAACAGTAAGAGCCAGGATGCCGAAGATGCAAACGGAGAAGATGTTCTGGCGGTCTACAGTCCCATGGTCAAAGCGGACTGGAAGCTGGCAGGCATTGTACCTACCGGTGAACTGGTGAAGGCGGCTACTCCAATCCTGTTCACCACCTTCCTGGCCGCCATAGCTGCAGCGGTGCTGGCCGTTCTGGTCGGGATTGTGATGGTTCGGATGATCGCCCGGCCGCTGGCCCGGTTGAAGGATCTGATGGTCGAAGGCGCAAAGGGCGACCTGAGCGTACGCACCGAATATGTATCCAAGGATGAAATCGGTGAATTATCTGCTTCCTTTAATACGATGATGGAGCGGATCACGGAGCTCGTTGCCCAGACAACGGATACGGCCCGTGAAGTACTGGAAACCGCAGGCGAGCTTGGCGATGCTTCCCGCAAGACAGCAATCTCCGCGAAGGAAATCGCTGCAGCGACCGAAGAGATAGCCGGCGGTGCAGGAAGTCTGGCTCAGGAGGCCGAGCGCGGCAATGAGCTTACCGATTTGATTGGAACTCAAATGCAGAGCGTAATCGCCGCAAATGCCGAGATGGACGAGGCCGCGCGCGGAGTGGGAGAAGCCAGCGGCCAAGGGGCGAAGCAGCTGGAAGAGCTGCTGACGCAGACCAGCCGCACCGGAGAAATGACCACTGCGCTGGTTGACCGGGTCAATAATCTGAAAGAAACAGTATCCTCGGTCATCAAAGTACTGGACGTGATGAAGAACATCACGCAGCAGACGAACATCCTGTCGCTTAATGCCACGATAGAGGCAGCAAGAGCTGGTGAAGCGGGACGCGGATTTATGGTCGTTGCCGATGAGGTCCGCCAATTGGCCGACCAGTCCAAACAGTCCATTGCCGTTGTAGCCGGAATTACCGATAAGATTATTACTGAAATGAATGAGACCGTGGCCGTATTGTCTGAGGTTGCACCGCTCTTCAAGCAGCAGATGACCTCGGTGAAGAGCACCAGCGAGATCTTTGTATCCGTACAAGGTCAAATGGATGATTTCATCTCCAGCCTGGAGTCGGTTACGGGGGCTATCGACAGCCTGAATCATTCCCAGGGTGTCTTGTCCGATGCCATGAGTAATGTTAGCGCGGTGGCACAGCAATCTTCAGCCACCTCGGAAGAGGTTGCCTCCCTGAGCAATGAACAGCAGAATGTGAGTGATCAGCTCGTTGCGCTGTCCGGCAAACTGGAAGGCGCCTCAACCCAGCTGAAAGACAAGCTGTCACTGTTTACGATCAAATAGAAATCAGGGAATCCGAATTCCTTGTCCTGAAGCGTCCCGCAGCCAGCAACTGGCGCGGGGCGCTTTTGTATGACAGGATCGCCATATGGGCTGAGTAATTCCTTGTACTTCGGCAGGCTAACACGTATAATTATTTTGTTAGGTAATTGTTATGTTCTGTGGAAAAGTTAGGTTAAGCTGAAACGAGGAGAAGGACCCAATGAAAGCAAAACGCAGCCACAGCTGGTGGTCCTACATCGTAGACATGGGCATGGAACGCAAGCTGCTCCTGGTCTTTCTGATTATTATTACGCTTCCGCTTTCAGTCATCAGTGTGATCAGTTTCAAAAGCTACTCCGAATCGATACAGGCGAACACCGTAGCCTATTCGGAAAAGCTGATTGATCAGATGATGGACTCCATTGATGACTACATTGAAGATATGAAACGGATCTCGTCCATGCCGGCATATGTTAACGATATCAAGCAGAACCTGGTCCGCTCGAACCGCTATTATGAACAAAAGCAGATGATGAACAGCAAGGGAGGCGGCACTCAAGTGGCTCCCGGCGACTTCGATCTGCTGCTGTCCATTCAGCGGGGCATTGAGGGCAATATTTCTTTTATTAACAATATTAAGCGGGGAACGAATTCTGTGTATATTTTCGACGGGTACGGCAACGGATATTATTCTGCCAAGGACGGCGGTGTCCGGCTGGATCTGGAGCAGAGCTACAAGTTCTGGAGCGAGCAGTCGAGGGATTCCAGCGGCGAGGCGCTGCTTTTTGGCACGCAGGCGTACACAAGCAATCTGCAGAGCACCCGTTATGCCTTTACAGTTGTCCGCAAAATTGTCGACGGGCTGTGGAATCCTATTGGACTGATCGCAGTCGAAGCCAACATCAGCAATCTGGAAAATCAAGTGGCTGAGCTGGATACCGTAACCCATGGGAAGTCAATCATTGTGGATGAGAACGGCAAAGTGATCTATGACAGCGGCCGGAAGCTCCTGACTACTGATATTTCCCGTACCCATCTGTTCCGGCAGGCTGTGGGCAATGCCGGAAGCTTTTATGATACCGTATCCGGTAAGGAACGGCTGAATATATATTCAAGCTCTGCCAAGACCAACTGGAAGGTCATCATATCTATTCCTGTGGATGAACTGACCCGCGGGGTGAAGCTTACCCGCAATGCGACCATTGCGGCCACCCTGATTATTATTGTGCTGGCGCTGATCATTTCGATCATCCTGTCCTTTGCGCTGACGAAGCCGCTGACCCAAATGATCCAGCTGATGAAAAGGGTGCAGAACGGCGACCTGGATGTGACTTTCCGCGTCAGACGCCGGGATGAGATCGGACTGCTGGGCCATCAATTCAACCGGATGCTTGCCCGCATCCGGCAGCTGATTCAGGATATCTACCGGATTGAAGAGCAGAAGAAGGAAGCAGAGCTGCAGGCGCTGCAGAGCCAGATCAATCCGCATTTTATTTACAATACGCTGGAATCCATCCGTATGACCGCAGAGATTAATGATGACGTGGAAGCCGCCGATATGATCTCCATTCTGGGCAAGCTCCTGCGTTACAGCACAAGTGATCTGTCCGGGACTACAACCATGAAGCAAGAGCTGCTGTATGTCCGCAATTATGTTGAACTGCTGGGCTGCCGCTATCCCGGAAGGTTTGTCCTGCAGATCGATGTTCCCGGGACGCTGGATAACTACTCCATGATTAAGCTGGTTTTTCAACCGATTATTGAGAATGCGGCCTATCACGGACTTGACGACACGAAGTCCCAGATGCATTTGAGCATCACATGTGAAGTCACAGAGCAGAAGCTTCTGTTCCATATCCGCGACGATGGCTGCGGAATGGAGCAGGCCACGCTGGACAAGCTCAATGACAGCCTGAAGCATGAGATGCCTCCGAAGAAGAGCATCAATGGGGGCATCGGCATGAAAAATGTACATCAGCGGATACAGCTCCACTATGGAGCAACCTATGGCATTGAGGTCTTTAGCAGGCCTGGCGAGGGGACGGACGTTATTTTGTCCCTGCCCCTGCAGGTCCAGAGCGCCAGGGAATGAAGGGAACAGAATAGAGGAGGAATCCGCTTGAAACGGATGAAGTTACGTTGGCCCATGCTTACCATCCTGGGGCTGCTCCTGTTGTCGGCCGGGTGTGACAGCCGCAGCAATAATCAGGCTGTGCCTTCGCCGTCTCCTGGCACCAGTGAGAGCCCGTCCGAATTGTCCGGGACCATTGTGATGCTGACGAACCGGATTGACCTGATTGAAGATGGAACTTTCCAAAGCTATGCCGATGAGTTCAAGAAGAAATATCCGGAAGCCCAAGTGCAATTCGAGGGCCTGTCCAACTATGCCACCGACATACTGGTCCGCCTGTCCACCAAGGATGCCGGAGATGTGCTGCTGCTTCCGGTGAATCTGCCGGCGAAGGAGCTTAAGCTTTTTTTTGAACCGCTGCCCGCAGAATTGGCTGCACAGGAGAAATTCACGACTTTTAACATCTATGAGGGCAAAAGATACGGGCTGTCCACAGGCTCGACTACCAGCGGCATCGTCTACAACAAGCAGGCTTTTAAAAAAGCGGGGATTGAGCGGGTGCCGCAAACACTCGATGAATTCTATGCAGCCAGTGCCAAGCTGAAACAGGCAGGTATCATCCCGCTGTACATGAATTACGGTGCTGTCTGGCCGCTGCGGGAATGGGGCAACAACCTGGTTAATTACATGACCGGCAATCCGGATTATCTGAACAACATGGTGCAGGAGAACGATCCCTGGAAGATTGACAATGAATGGGGCCAAGCGATTGCGATTGCCCGGACAATGGTTGCCAAAGGATACGTGGAGGACCAGCTCTTCTCCAACAGCTGGGAGATTTCCAAGACCAAGCTGGCCAAGGGGGAAACGGGAATGTACCTGCAGGGGAACTGGACAATCCGCCAGATTCTGGATGCCGGTGCGAAGTCTGAGGATATAGGCTTTTTCCCGTTTCCGTATGATAACAAGCCTACCCACTACGCAGCGCTCAATCCCGATTGGTTCATCGGGGTCAGCAAATTCAGCAAGAATAAGGAGCTGGCTATGGCTTGGGTGGAATATTTTTTAAAAAAGACCGCCTATACAGCAAATTTCCTTCCCTCCGGCAGCTCGGAAGAGCCAGCCTTGCCGCAATACAGCGAGTTTCTCTCCTATCATCCCAAGCTGGTTGAGGCTACTGTGCAGACGGATGCCTTTATCGACATGGCGAACCGGGCGAAGCTGTCCTTCTGGTCGGGCGATTATATTCAGGAGCTGCTCGCCGCGCCGGATTTGCAGAAATCTTTTGACGAATTAAATGAGAAATGGAAGGAAGCGCGGGAGGGACAGCAGGCTTCTCCCGTACCGCAGGCGGCTGCCGTGCAATCAAGATAAATTGTGGAGGTATTTTCAATGGCAAAAAAAGTGACCATGCAAAAAATCGCCGACCATCTCGGCGTCTCCAAGTTTGTTGTCTCCAAATCACTCTCCGGTAAAGGAGGCGTCAACGAAACTACCCGGGAGCGGGTCATTCAGGCTGCATCCCAGCTAGGGTATTTCACGCAGAAAAATGCTTATGTGCAAAATGTTAAACGTACGTCCCCGGCGGCCGGCAGTGACCGCAACAAGCAGTCGGTGCTTGTGCTGATGCCGAATATCCGGTCGCAGACCCAGGATTCCCTCTACTGGGGAAAAATCGTCGACGGCATTGCGCTGGCGCTCGATCAGGTAGGGTTGGGGATGGTGATTGTTTCGGAGCACCGCGCTGATAATTTTATCAATATTCTTAATCCTAACGGGCTGCTCGGTCTGGTAGGAGTAGGGCAGATTTCCACCTCCCTCCTGCTGGAGGTTCACCGCATCGGGCTGCCGATGGTGCTGATTGACCATGAGGACCCGCTGATCCCGAGCGATACCGTGTTCGCCAACAATATCGACTCCATGACCCGGCTGAGCAACCATCTGATGGGCATCGGGCATACGTTGTTTCATTTTATCGGCAATATCCGCTACTCGCGCAGCTTCCGTGACCGCTGGATCGGCTTCCGCAGTGCGCTGGAGGAAAACGATATGAAAACTCCGGCTGGCGATGATGAGATGCTGGTGCTGGAAGGGATGGAGGACGGCACGTTCCGCGACGATTTCAGGCTCTGGATGGCCAAGCGCAAAAAAGCCAAAACCCTCCCCAGCGCACTCGTCTGTGCCAACGACTCCACGGCGCTCATCGTCTGTGAGGTGCTGAGGGAGGAAGGCATAGCCATTCCTGCTGACATTTCGGTAACGGGCTTTGACAATATTGAAGATGCGATGCGGGGAATTCCGCCGCTCACCACCGTACATGTACCCAAGGAAGCCATGGGCCGTGCTGCCGTGGAGAAGCTGCTGAACCGGATTCAGAATCCGTCTGCGCCGCTGGAGAAGATTCTGATCTCCGCTGATATTGTTCACCGGGATTCGGTAGCGGGTCCCCGGAAGTAGATCGGTTAGGCTTCGCGGAATGCTGGAATAAGCTGTGATTAGGTTTCGCACGGTTTATACGTTAATGCGCACACTTAAAATGGACTCTTTAGTTGTATGAAATGCAGTTATAACCTCTGACCCCAATAAAAAGGCGGCCCCAGTTTCCACAAGGGCCGCCTTTTACTTCTTCTTACTCTCCTATAAAAGAACTTGAGAAGACAATATGAAAGGTGAAGTAACGGAGGGGGAGTTTGGAACTGGAGGCGCGATAGCGTCCGGCTTTGTATTCAGATGTTATCCGCTAAGCGAAGCGGTATAATCAAAAACATCTGAATACAACAGCGGCCCGAAGTCCAAACATTCCCCGCAGTTACAGCCAACACCCAAATGTAAAGCTCTCAAGTTCAATCCACAACTACTTCAACTGCAAATTCCGGTCGATCAAAGCAATCCGCTGCTGTACGCAAGCATAAGAACGAAGCGGGTCTTCAGGGGTATTAAGGACATAATCCAGCATCTGGTCAACCGTTGTGGTGGCGACATGGATGCGGGTGTCAGACGATGCATAATAGATGTAAATGTCTCCGTTGTCGCGTGCGATCACGCCGTTGCAGAAGACAACATTGGATACATCGCCGACGCGCTCTTCACCATCCGGAGCGATGAAATGTCCGCCCGGCGCGTGCGTGACCTTGTTAGGTTCCTCCAGATCGGACAGGAAGGCGTACAGCACATAGCGCAGTCCGGCAGCGGTGTTGCGGACGCCGTGGGCGATGTGCAGCCAGCCGCGGGGCGTTTTGATAGGTGCCGGACCTTGGCCGTTCTTCACTTCTTTGATCGTGTGGTAATAGCGCTGGTCCATGATGGTCTCGCTTGTAATTACAGCATTTTCGATCGTGTCGGATAATCCCCAGCCGATACCGCCGCCGGAACCGGCGTCGATGAAGCCATCCTGCGGCCGGGTATAGAAAGCATATTTGCCGTCTACAAACTCAGGGTGCAGCACTACGTTGCGCTGCTGGGCAGACCCCGTCTTCAGGTCAGCGAGCCGTTCCCAGGTCTTCAGATCCTTGGTGCGGGTAATGCCGCACTGGGCAACAGCGCTGGACAGGTCGCCATGCGGGGCATCCGGGTCTTTGCGTTCGGTGCAGAACAGGCCGTAAATCCAGCCGTCGGCATGCTTCACGAGGCGCATGTCATACACGTTGATGTCCGGGTCTTCAGTTTCGGGAAGCACTACTGGATGATCCCAGAAGCGGAAGCCATCCACACCGCTGTCGCTCTCGGCAACAGCAAAGAAGGATTTGCGGTCATTGCCTTCTACCCGGGCCACAATATAGAACTTGCCGTCCAGTTCAATGGCGCCAGGGTTGAAGATGCCGTTAACCCCGATTCTTTCCGCGAAATAAGGGTTGGTCTCCGGATTGAAGTCGTAGCGCCAGATCAGCGGTGCATGCTCAGCAGTGAGCAGCGGATATTGGTAGCGGTCATAGATGCCGTTGCCGCAGGGAACCTTTTCATTTTTGCGTCCGATCAGCGCCTCATAACGTTCAGTCAGCTTCTGTTTGCGTTCTTGAAAGATTGTCGTCATTATTTTGTCTCCTTTATAGTGGATGTTAGGGTAAGCCGCCCGATCATTTCGAAGCAGGCTCTGCTGTTATGGTAAGGGCATTTCCAGGCGCTGACCTTGGGCTCACGGGCCAGTGGCTGCAGCGTTTCATCAACGCCCCAGTACCATTCGCCAAGCTTGTGGTCAATGATATATTGGTCAGTAAAAATCCAGGCGTTCTCCGCAGCTTCCAGGAACCGTGTCTCATGGGTCAGCTGATAGGCGTTGTAGAAGCCGACAATAGCTTCGGCCTGCGGCCACCAGTCTCTGGACTTGTCAATATGACCGCTGCCGTCCGCTTCATTCCAGATTCCGCCGTCTTCCGCAATGCCCTCCGCCAGCACGGCTTCAGCCATAGAAACGGCTACCTTGCGCACGCGCTGCAGCAGCGCTTCATCTCCAAGCACCTCTGCAGCTTCAACCAGCAGCCAGCTGCCTTCGATGTCGTGGCCGTAAGAGATGCTCCGGGACTTCACATGCCACTCTTCGTCCAGGAACAGGTGGAAATGCTTGCCTTCTGCATCGATAATATGGTCCAGCATCGTTTCGATCAGCTCCGCCAGCTTTCTTTTCAACTCTTCTGATTTCCAGACCCGGTACAGGCCGGTATAACCTTCCAGCACATGCAGATGAGTATTCATAGATTTCTTCTCGTTCATGTCCTTGGAACTGAGACTCAGGTTATCCGTCATCTGCCATTCACGTGACAGAGCTTCAATATAACCTTTATAGAGGGGATCATAGCCGTATTTCTCTACAATATGGAATAGGTCAACGGCCTGCTGCAGGGCATCACTGCGCCCGGTAGCATGGTGAAACTCGGCCAGCGCATAGATGGCAAAAGCCTGGCCATAGATTTGCTTCTTCGGCTGGGAAGGAACCCCGTGCGCGTCCACCATCCAGAACAATCCGCCGTATTCGTTATCTGTGAAGTGCTGGATAAGGTAGTTGTAGGCGCGTTCAGCCATAGCTAAATATTCTGAAGTGCCATATAACCGGTAAGCGCTCGCAAATGTCCAGAGGATCCGCGCATTCAGCACAAGGCTTTTCTCCGCGCCAGCTATGACATTCATCTGGTTGCCGATCTCACCGACAAAGCCGCCATGCGCTTCGTCCAGTGAATGCTTCATCCAAAAGCCCAGGATATTTTCCTTCAGCTCATTCTCCAGCTGTCTCCGCCATTCCTCAGTTGAAATCTTCATTTTCCCTGATTCACTCCTTTATATTACTTATGAGTCTTGGAGCTGTAGTACTCTTTAATGATGGGCGCTGCGGATTTGCCGTACATGCAGTAATCATCGTTCTCCGCCGCCTCTTCAAGCGGATAGAGCTGGGCCGGCCAATCCCAGAGCATGAAGCCCTGGACCCATTTCCGGCTCTCGCAGCTGTGGAACATCGCCTCGTAATAGCGTTTCTGTTCTTCCTCGCTCGGTTCGCCTTTTAGGGACCAGTCATTCGGAATCGCGGCACTGCCGGTGCGGCTCGGACAGCCAGCTTCCATGAAGAAAAAGGGCTTATTATGCTGCTTCACCACGGCCTCAATCCGGTCAAGCTGTGCCTCCCAATCCTGCTCAGGATAGTAGCCGCTGGAGGAAATGACATCAAGGGCATCCCACCAGGTCACATTGTCCTCCTGATACTTGTCGCAATTATAGGTAAGGATTCCGTGGTACACCTTGCGGACTTCGGCAATCAGGGTCCGCCACTGTGCTGCGCGTCTGTCTGACATGACCAGTTCGCAGCCGATGCAGAACATTTCGCAACCGCTTTCTTCGGCAATCGCGGCAAAATGCAAAATAAAGGCAGTGTAAGAGCTGAACCAATCCGACCATTTGGGCTCGCACGGAACATCTTTGTCGAAGAAGTTGATGTGGGCGCGCCAAGTGCCGTCTGCGCAGTTCACAATCGGTTTCAGGCATACCTTCAGGCCAAGTGACTTTGCTGTGCGGATTGCCCATAGGACCTCATCATCGGTAACCGTGGGTTTCTCCCAATAAGGAATTTCTGTGGATTGCGGAGTGGCCTGGATTGCACTGAAGGCGATAGCGGTCCAGTTCGCTCCGGTCACGGATTGCATAAGCTCCATTGAAGTCTCGGCCGCTTCATTAGCCCAGGTTCCGCGCCTGCCCATGAAACCCCAGGTAACGCCTCCGACATATTCATTCTGCAGTGACATCTCAGCTACCTCGCTTATTTAGAATAGTAGGATTAGGCATCGAAACATTAATGTTATTTTGTTATATTGTTATTATAATTTTGTTATTTAATAATAACAATACACAATTAAGTTATAACCCTTTTTAGGCATGATTTCAAGCAGAAAATGGGCAAAGTAAACTGAAGACTATAAAAGTACAACAGAGTACATATGCTAATAAGATAATGAAGCTTATAATTGATAATGACAGCGCAATCATTTGTAGCTTTAACTAAACTGGAGGCGATTTGCTGGTGATCAGGGTCATGATTGCGGACGATGAGGAAGTGATTCGCCGTGGGCTTGAGAAAATTACTTCCCGAATGGATTTGGAAGTTAAGGTTATCGGTTCCTATGGCAATGGATTGGAGGCATGGAATCATCTCCGGGAGCTGGGCCGGGACGATATAGACCTGCTTATAACAGATATCAAGATGCCGAGAATGGATGGTTTTAAGCTGATTGAAGAGGTAAGAGGGCATTTGAAACACCTCCCCATAGCCGTGCTGAGCGGATTCAGTGAATTTGAATATGCCCGCCGGGCCATGCGGCATGGTGTGCTCGATTATTTGCTTAAGCCTATTGAGAAGGCACAGCTCTACGATTTGCTGAAAAGTGTGGAGGAGAATAAGAAGCTGCGGCCGGCGGCAGCAGAGCCGGAAGAAACACCCCACCAGGCCGCTGAAGGCGGTGAGCACTATGTGGTTGAGCAGACTAAAAGCATCCTGGAGAAGGAGTATGGCCAGAACTTTGAGCTTGAACGGCTGGCGGAGACTGTGGGGATGAATGCCAGCTACATCAGCAGGCTGTTCAAATTCAAGACAGGCCAGACGATAACGGACTACCTGATCGGTATCCGCATCGCCAAGGCCAAGGAGCTCCTGATCGGCCAGCCCGATCTGAAAAATTACGAAATTGCCGAAAGGGTCGGCTACAGCGATCCGGTCTACTTCAATAAGTTGTTCAAAAAAATGTGCGGCATGACGCCGAAGGATTATAAGAGCCGCTGCAGATAAAAGAATAGGCTTGCCGGAAGAAATCTGCTAAAAATACAGACAGAACGGCTTTCAGGTGGCCTTAAGAGGAACCCCGCTTACCGCGGGGTTCTTCTGCATGTGCCGGCTGCACGGTGCTTCCGTTATGAAGCCCGCCTTGAAGCAGAATGTGCTCATAGGGCAGCGAAGGGTTGGCAATCCGCCACAGCATCCGGTCTGCCGCACGATATCCGGTTTCCTTAACAGGCAGCGTGGGCCGGGCGATATCCGGGATAATGTTCCGCAGGGACGGCTCCGGTTCCAGACCAATCAGGGAGTAGTCCCCCGGAATGCGCTTGCCGGTGGTTTGACAAGCCAGATATACACGGGTTAAGGCTTGCTCCGAGGCGCAGATGAAGGCCGTGGGCTTATACGTTTCGGTCTGGCGCTTCCATAACGCTGTCCATTCCTCCTGCGGCTGGTTCATTTCAAAGATATGGGAGTCCGGCTCCGCCTGAATCCCGGCTGCTTCCAGGGTCATGCAGAAGGCCTGCCAGCGCAGCTGATAGCCCCGGCTCAGCCACGGATTTCCAATGTACATTATCCTGCGGTGCCCCATGGCAATCAGATGTCTGGCGGATTGCTGCATGGCGTCATGGACATTCCAGATGACACTGTCCACATTTGCACCGGGAGGAGGGAAATTGAGCAGAATCCGGGGCATTTTCCGCTGGATCAGATGTGCCTCTACGGATTCATCAATTACCGGACTAATAAAAATGCCATCAGCATAAGAGAGATTATGTTTGTTCTCCCATTGTATGAAGGCTTTTGCCGGCTGAAGCCCTTCCGGGACAAATAATAGTTCTACCTTGTGGCCTGCCTCGCCCAGCCGGTGCTGCACACTCTCCAGGAGAACATGGTGCAGCGGCGACTGCAGGCCCTGCCTGGCAGCGATCAGAAAGATGAAGCGGCGGCTTTGTCTTGAGTAGACAGGGGTATTCTCAAATAAAAGACTGCGTTCCTGCTCCTTGGTGTGGTAGCCGAGCTTGTGCGCCAGCAGGAGCACTTCATTTCGGGTGTACTCCGACATGCCGGGGAGGCCCCGGAGGGCCTTGGACACCGTATGGACCGTCAAGCCCAGCTCGGTGGCGAGGTGCTGCAGCGTTACTTTTTTACGGATAGGCATAAGGCAGGTCACTCCTATAAATGAAACAAAAGTGTAAGTAAAATGAGGCTTCAATTTCATTATATTATAAGTTTAGTTCATAAGATAACAAGGAGGCCGATGAAATGAAGACAATCACAATTCCAGCAGATCAGATCCCGGTAAGCCGTGAAGTGGAAGTGCTGGTCGCCGGAGGAGGTCCTGCCGGGATTGCCGCCGCCATCGCAGCAGCCAGGAACGGGGCATCCGTTCTGATCGTAGAGCAGCGAGGGTATCTGGGGGGGATGGGAACGGCGGCACTGGTTCCGGCATTCTGCCCTTATACGGATCATGAGAAGCCGGTCGTGCGCGGAATCGGTCTGGAACTTTTGGAGACCATGAAGCAGGCCTGCGGTCCGGATTATATGAGCAGATACGGGGAGCAGCTGGACTGGGTACCCATTGATGCGGAAGTGCTCAAGCGGGTCTATGAAGCCAAGGTGCTTGATAGCGGTGCGGATGTGCTATACCATACCATTGTTTCCCAGGTGGTAATGGGCGCGGGCGGCTCACGTGTAGACGGGGTGGTGATTGTTAATAAAAGTGGCCGTTCTTATATTGGATGCCGCTATGTTATTGATGCTACCGGTGATGCGGATATTGCGGCAATGTCCGGAGCAGCCTTCCAGAAAGGCGGGAAGCAGGGCGAGCTGCAGCCGGGAACGCTTTGTTATGTATTAAGTGATGTGAGCTATAGCCGGTTCAATGAATATCTGGAAAGGACCGGAGATACCGGCCAGATTCCGGCTCTGGTCCAGAAGGCGCAGGCAGCAGGAGATCTTCCGCATGGGCGCAAGGAAGTGTCTGGTTTTTCCTGGATATCGGATTCACTGGTCGGAGTGAACTTTGGGCATATCTTCGGGATT
This genomic window contains:
- a CDS encoding FAD-dependent oxidoreductase, translated to MKTITIPADQIPVSREVEVLVAGGGPAGIAAAIAAARNGASVLIVEQRGYLGGMGTAALVPAFCPYTDHEKPVVRGIGLELLETMKQACGPDYMSRYGEQLDWVPIDAEVLKRVYEAKVLDSGADVLYHTIVSQVVMGAGGSRVDGVVIVNKSGRSYIGCRYVIDATGDADIAAMSGAAFQKGGKQGELQPGTLCYVLSDVSYSRFNEYLERTGDTGQIPALVQKAQAAGDLPHGRKEVSGFSWISDSLVGVNFGHIFGIDGTRAEDLTRGAIEGRQGIKVQLDFLRKYVPGFEQAHLVTSGEQIGIRETRRIVGDYTLVKEDFMSMKSFPDDIARNSYFIDVHLADSQSQMDIQHLPSGRSHGVPYRALLPAGVDNLWVAGRAASSDRVVQGSLRVMPNCFAMGQAAGTAAYLASTSSMTSREVPIRELQNLLVRQKAWLGEEVHAALNI
- a CDS encoding glycoside hydrolase family 113, coding for MSLQNEYVGGVTWGFMGRRGTWANEAAETSMELMQSVTGANWTAIAFSAIQATPQSTEIPYWEKPTVTDDEVLWAIRTAKSLGLKVCLKPIVNCADGTWRAHINFFDKDVPCEPKWSDWFSSYTAFILHFAAIAEESGCEMFCIGCELVMSDRRAAQWRTLIAEVRKVYHGILTYNCDKYQEDNVTWWDALDVISSSGYYPEQDWEAQLDRIEAVVKQHNKPFFFMEAGCPSRTGSAAIPNDWSLKGEPSEEEQKRYYEAMFHSCESRKWVQGFMLWDWPAQLYPLEEAAENDDYCMYGKSAAPIIKEYYSSKTHK
- a CDS encoding AGE family epimerase/isomerase, producing the protein MKISTEEWRRQLENELKENILGFWMKHSLDEAHGGFVGEIGNQMNVIAGAEKSLVLNARILWTFASAYRLYGTSEYLAMAERAYNYLIQHFTDNEYGGLFWMVDAHGVPSQPKKQIYGQAFAIYALAEFHHATGRSDALQQAVDLFHIVEKYGYDPLYKGYIEALSREWQMTDNLSLSSKDMNEKKSMNTHLHVLEGYTGLYRVWKSEELKRKLAELIETMLDHIIDAEGKHFHLFLDEEWHVKSRSISYGHDIEGSWLLVEAAEVLGDEALLQRVRKVAVSMAEAVLAEGIAEDGGIWNEADGSGHIDKSRDWWPQAEAIVGFYNAYQLTHETRFLEAAENAWIFTDQYIIDHKLGEWYWGVDETLQPLAREPKVSAWKCPYHNSRACFEMIGRLTLTSTIKETK
- a CDS encoding LacI family DNA-binding transcriptional regulator; this encodes MPIRKKVTLQHLATELGLTVHTVSKALRGLPGMSEYTRNEVLLLAHKLGYHTKEQERSLLFENTPVYSRQSRRFIFLIAARQGLQSPLHHVLLESVQHRLGEAGHKVELLFVPEGLQPAKAFIQWENKHNLSYADGIFISPVIDESVEAHLIQRKMPRILLNFPPPGANVDSVIWNVHDAMQQSARHLIAMGHRRIMYIGNPWLSRGYQLRWQAFCMTLEAAGIQAEPDSHIFEMNQPQEEWTALWKRQTETYKPTAFICASEQALTRVYLACQTTGKRIPGDYSLIGLEPEPSLRNIIPDIARPTLPVKETGYRAADRMLWRIANPSLPYEHILLQGGLHNGSTVQPAHAEEPRGKRGSS
- a CDS encoding response regulator transcription factor; translation: MIRVMIADDEEVIRRGLEKITSRMDLEVKVIGSYGNGLEAWNHLRELGRDDIDLLITDIKMPRMDGFKLIEEVRGHLKHLPIAVLSGFSEFEYARRAMRHGVLDYLLKPIEKAQLYDLLKSVEENKKLRPAAAEPEETPHQAAEGGEHYVVEQTKSILEKEYGQNFELERLAETVGMNASYISRLFKFKTGQTITDYLIGIRIAKAKELLIGQPDLKNYEIAERVGYSDPVYFNKLFKKMCGMTPKDYKSRCR